From the Desulforamulus hydrothermalis Lam5 = DSM 18033 genome, one window contains:
- a CDS encoding biotin/lipoyl-binding protein, whose product MRQKNIYLAGGLLMLAVFSLVKLTGNSPAPETVTVKTGTIVQTVEEFGIVRPAVKHDLYASQPARVVQVPVKNGQSVSQGQTLAITENLDLAVREICRFAVDPFNSDTHRTGRQ is encoded by the coding sequence ATGCGCCAAAAAAATATTTACCTGGCCGGCGGGCTGTTGATGCTGGCGGTATTTAGCCTGGTTAAACTTACCGGCAACAGTCCGGCACCGGAAACTGTAACAGTTAAAACCGGTACGATTGTGCAAACCGTGGAGGAATTTGGCATTGTACGGCCGGCGGTTAAACATGATCTGTATGCCAGCCAACCTGCCCGGGTGGTGCAGGTGCCGGTAAAAAACGGCCAGTCAGTTAGCCAAGGGCAAACCCTGGCAATCACGGAAAATCTTGATTTGGCCGTTCGGGAAATTTGTCGGTTTGCCGTTGATCCCTTTAACAGCGATACGCACCGGACCGGACGGCAGTAA